Proteins encoded by one window of Erwinia pyrifoliae DSM 12163:
- the bcsA gene encoding UDP-forming cellulose synthase catalytic subunit yields the protein MNKVLFYLLLLILFPLAVVIVIVPMDSQKQYIFGLISIALLFLLGFSKSKKISLVMVVFSSLMSTRYIYWRATETLHFNSEVEAILGIGLFIAELYVWLILILGYLQTSWPLKRTIEPLPDDVSLWPTVDVYVPSYNESLDVVRDTVLAAQCIDYPQDKVKVYLLDDGKRSEFARFAADAGVGYITRDNNSHAKAGNLNHAMQLTQGELICVFDCDHVATRTFLQATVGAFLKDDKLALLQTPHYFYSPDPFERNLKAAREIPNEGALFYGPVQQGNDNWNATFFCGSCAVIRRSALEEIGGFAVETVTEDAHTALKMQRRGWGTAFLAIPLAAGLATERLGLHIIQRTRWARGMTQIFRVDNPLLGRGLQWQQRLCYLNAMLHFQFGLPRVVFLMAPLAYLLFNLNIIHSSASLIFAYVLPHLVMSLYVNARMNGRFRASFWGEIYETVMAFHLVIPTLLTMISPRHGKFNVTDKGGLLDVGFFDFNIVRPHVICALLLFAGVVSGIVRATAQDYFGVDRYVIALNVGWATFSLIILMAAIAVARETKQVRKTIRIDADLPAIVHYASGISSRTHTINLSMGGAQIRAPDLRHETDDIEAIDVILHAAAISIPVQYVDAKDGVIRLQFEEMPLARRRELVRVVLSRADAWLNPQPYKDNPLRSLLNIVRTVFELFWLSWTDRRAKKKRQAQTKEDGAA from the coding sequence ATGAATAAAGTCCTGTTTTATCTGTTGTTGCTGATATTGTTCCCGCTCGCTGTGGTCATTGTGATTGTTCCTATGGATAGCCAAAAGCAATATATCTTTGGCCTGATTTCCATCGCCCTGCTGTTTCTATTAGGCTTCAGCAAAAGCAAAAAAATTTCCCTGGTGATGGTTGTCTTCTCCTCGCTGATGTCGACCCGCTATATTTACTGGCGAGCCACGGAAACGCTGCACTTTAATTCTGAAGTGGAAGCGATTCTGGGTATCGGCTTATTTATTGCTGAACTCTATGTCTGGCTTATTTTAATCCTCGGTTACCTGCAAACATCATGGCCGCTTAAACGCACCATCGAACCGCTGCCGGACGATGTCAGCCTGTGGCCCACGGTTGATGTTTATGTTCCCAGCTACAACGAAAGCCTCGATGTCGTACGCGATACCGTTCTGGCCGCGCAGTGCATCGACTATCCGCAGGATAAGGTCAAAGTTTACCTGCTGGATGACGGTAAACGCAGTGAGTTTGCGCGCTTCGCCGCCGACGCTGGCGTCGGCTATATTACCCGCGATAACAACAGCCACGCGAAAGCCGGTAACCTCAATCACGCCATGCAACTCACACAGGGTGAGCTGATCTGCGTATTTGACTGTGACCACGTTGCGACCCGTACTTTTCTGCAGGCAACGGTGGGGGCGTTCCTGAAAGACGATAAGCTGGCGCTGTTACAGACGCCGCACTACTTCTATTCGCCGGATCCCTTTGAACGTAATCTGAAAGCGGCGCGTGAGATCCCCAATGAAGGGGCGCTGTTCTATGGCCCGGTACAGCAGGGTAACGATAACTGGAATGCCACCTTCTTCTGCGGTTCCTGTGCGGTTATTCGCCGCAGCGCGCTGGAGGAAATTGGCGGTTTTGCGGTAGAAACGGTGACCGAGGATGCGCATACCGCGCTGAAGATGCAGCGCCGGGGTTGGGGAACCGCTTTCCTGGCTATCCCGCTGGCGGCCGGTCTGGCGACCGAGCGCCTGGGTCTGCACATCATTCAACGTACCCGCTGGGCGCGCGGCATGACGCAGATATTCCGCGTCGATAACCCGCTGCTGGGCCGTGGTCTGCAATGGCAGCAGCGCCTGTGCTATCTCAACGCCATGCTGCATTTCCAGTTCGGCCTGCCGCGCGTGGTTTTCCTGATGGCCCCGCTGGCTTACCTGTTGTTTAACCTGAATATTATTCACTCCTCGGCCAGCCTGATCTTTGCTTACGTGTTACCCCATCTGGTGATGTCGCTGTACGTTAATGCCCGCATGAATGGCCGTTTCCGCGCCAGCTTCTGGGGGGAAATATACGAAACGGTGATGGCGTTCCATCTGGTTATCCCCACGCTGCTGACGATGATTTCGCCCAGGCACGGCAAATTTAACGTGACGGATAAAGGCGGTCTGCTCGACGTCGGTTTCTTCGACTTTAACATCGTGCGCCCGCATGTCATTTGCGCCCTGTTACTGTTTGCCGGCGTGGTCAGCGGCATCGTGCGCGCCACGGCACAGGACTACTTCGGCGTTGACCGATACGTGATTGCACTCAACGTGGGCTGGGCGACCTTCAGCCTGATTATTCTGATGGCGGCGATTGCCGTCGCGCGTGAAACTAAACAGGTACGTAAAACTATCCGCATTGATGCCGATCTGCCGGCGATTGTGCACTATGCCAGCGGCATCTCATCACGCACTCATACCATCAACCTGTCGATGGGCGGCGCACAGATACGCGCGCCGGATCTGCGCCACGAAACTGACGATATCGAAGCCATCGATGTGATTCTGCACGCTGCCGCCATCTCGATTCCGGTGCAGTATGTCGACGCGAAAGACGGTGTTATCCGCCTGCAGTTTGAGGAAATGCCGCTGGCGCGGCGGCGTGAGCTGGTGCGCGTGGTGCTGTCGCGCGCCGATGCGTGGCTGAATCCGCAGCCATACAAAGATAACCCGCTACGTTCGCTGCTCAACATTGTTCGCACCGTATTTGAACTGTTCTGGCTGTCATGGACAGACCGCCGCGCGAAGAAAAAACGTCAGGCACAAACGAAAGAGGATGGCGCGGCATGA
- the bcsQ gene encoding cellulose biosynthesis protein BcsQ → MPLVCVCSPKGGVGKTTLVANLAHALARGGSKVLAIDFDVQNALRLHFGVPLSDSRGFVAKSTQSSDWSQSILTTDGNIFVLPYGEVTEEQRLDFEDRLTKDANFIARGLHTVLNYPGLIVIADFPPGPGPALKAMTALADVHLVVLLADTASLALLPQIENEKMIGGVLNQRAGHAFVLNQADNRRHISRDVTAFMQQRLGEKLLGVVNRDESVAEANASQQSVFEFNPVSAAAFDIELIGHRLMALLDIKVGNGEMHAPLNSP, encoded by the coding sequence ATGCCGTTAGTTTGTGTTTGCTCACCTAAAGGCGGAGTGGGTAAAACCACCCTGGTGGCTAACCTCGCCCACGCTCTTGCTCGCGGCGGCAGTAAAGTGCTGGCTATCGACTTTGACGTACAGAATGCTTTGCGCCTGCACTTTGGCGTACCGCTGTCTGACAGTCGTGGTTTTGTGGCGAAATCGACGCAGTCATCTGACTGGAGTCAATCTATCCTCACTACCGACGGCAATATTTTTGTCTTACCTTACGGTGAAGTCACAGAGGAACAGCGCCTTGATTTTGAAGATCGGCTGACCAAAGACGCTAACTTCATTGCCCGGGGTCTGCACACGGTTCTCAACTATCCGGGGCTGATCGTTATTGCCGACTTTCCACCGGGGCCGGGGCCGGCCTTAAAAGCAATGACGGCGCTGGCTGATGTGCATTTGGTGGTGTTGTTGGCTGATACCGCCTCGCTGGCGCTGTTGCCACAGATTGAAAATGAAAAAATGATCGGCGGCGTGCTGAATCAACGTGCCGGTCACGCCTTCGTGCTTAACCAGGCTGACAACCGCCGACATATCAGCCGTGATGTGACCGCCTTTATGCAGCAACGCCTCGGCGAAAAGCTACTGGGCGTGGTAAACCGGGATGAAAGCGTGGCAGAAGCTAACGCGTCACAACAGTCTGTTTTTGAATTTAATCCGGTATCCGCTGCGGCCTTTGATATTGAACTGATCGGTCATCGCCTTATGGCATTGCTTGATATCAAAGTCGGTAACGGGGAAATGCACGCTCCGTTAAATAGCCCGTAG
- the bcsO gene encoding cellulose biosynthesis protein BcsO, translated as MKSYDDLQRFKEKTQTKTIDFKDMSEHFFNAKNSPWRLIKQLADEGAGSILDDIPRIDVPQAVGPAAFTACPVSEKPLQPFSSRPFTAAAPGASDKVGATLLDSIAASLPSTEAASLAVQQAVEVEVNEDAPAAPPAAVSGLTLLQQLGTVQSPPPAADNSPTIPSASAAAWPEIAAARIIPGSSQLFRSPAASPPGALSKDTLLSPLLEKIASCR; from the coding sequence ATGAAAAGTTATGATGACCTGCAGCGTTTTAAAGAAAAAACACAAACAAAAACAATTGATTTTAAAGACATGTCCGAGCATTTTTTTAATGCCAAAAATAGCCCCTGGCGGTTGATTAAACAGCTTGCGGACGAAGGTGCAGGGTCAATATTGGATGACATCCCACGAATTGATGTCCCGCAGGCGGTGGGGCCTGCTGCCTTTACGGCTTGCCCGGTCAGTGAAAAACCGCTGCAGCCCTTCAGCAGCCGGCCATTCACTGCTGCTGCGCCGGGGGCTTCAGATAAGGTCGGTGCAACGCTGCTGGACAGTATTGCTGCGTCTTTACCATCGACTGAGGCTGCTTCGCTGGCAGTGCAACAGGCTGTTGAAGTGGAAGTTAACGAAGACGCGCCCGCAGCCCCGCCTGCCGCCGTTTCTGGATTAACGCTGTTGCAGCAGCTGGGCACGGTTCAGTCACCCCCACCGGCTGCGGATAACTCTCCGACCATCCCGTCTGCCTCCGCCGCAGCCTGGCCAGAGATCGCTGCGGCGCGGATCATCCCCGGCAGCAGTCAGCTATTCCGTTCCCCCGCTGCATCGCCGCCCGGTGCTTTGTCCAAAGACACGTTGTTATCCCCCCTGCTGGAGAAAATTGCCTCATGCCGTTAG
- the bcsB gene encoding cellulose biosynthesis cyclic di-GMP-binding regulatory protein BcsB: MKQSIARTLWLWLALTLGSAQAEPTSAIGDSAALADIPPPADVTSSAPAPTASPASNDPQQDRAYDAAAGNKQGLPPLPAVADDLPATPMAVLNQPTSSTISVAGMGQKQGITLNGGQLQSGIIFTLPNDEVVTHAQLNLSLKVSQALAARNASLQLMLNGQPLGTLPLSATESNSQDYALEIPAAMVVSRNNLSFKLNDADRLMCERDSARLYQVTILAQSTLALEGQRLNIGNSLLHFPRPFIDPLRMSQASVTMAFGQNVTSGGVSAAAVLASWMGIQADYRGVSFPVTRGRLPEQNGVVFGQPGEKIGSLTLPAAAGPLLQIIDNPDNPVYKLLLVIGKDDEALRQAAWRLLQPLELDAPQLAVANQDIPLRQPYDAPRWINTNRPVRLSELLRKDQSLTTTGIWHDALRVNFRAPPDLFLWDGDSIPVQLNYRFPSESWIDEDNSLLNVTLNGTFLRNLTVNKVGLLENIWHRLGSDARLEQYTLRLDPYLIYGDNQMQLYFNIKPKANAPCSVLANNNIKSRIEDNSFIDLSHTRHFTLLPNLSYFVGASFPFSRLADYSQTVLMLPEKPSDGEISTLLDMAGRSGNATGVALLHNRVMFGIPSGGALRERLVNSDILAVSTLDQSEFNRQMLADSPYTLNDHTLGVKVPGMLNKLRGWLNGDWYRQTLNADRYLSSNEEWRGFISYRSPWSSSRLVVMAVATDDQQLSRLHNDMTSMRINAGIRGDTAIITDENGIRSFRVGAQFPSGEIPWYMMVVWYANQHAVLLSLLALFCSAIVGVSAWVLLERHAWRRLHPQGKSRPSDENQEK; this comes from the coding sequence ATGAAGCAATCAATCGCGCGCACGCTGTGGCTGTGGCTGGCGCTCACCTTGGGGAGCGCTCAGGCAGAACCGACCAGCGCGATCGGCGACAGCGCCGCGCTGGCCGATATTCCCCCGCCGGCAGATGTCACATCCTCTGCGCCTGCACCAACGGCGTCTCCGGCGAGCAACGATCCGCAGCAGGATCGTGCGTATGACGCGGCGGCGGGAAATAAACAGGGGCTGCCGCCCCTTCCTGCCGTGGCAGATGACCTGCCTGCTACGCCGATGGCCGTGCTAAATCAGCCGACTTCCAGCACCATCAGCGTGGCCGGCATGGGGCAGAAGCAGGGGATTACCCTTAACGGGGGGCAGCTGCAGTCCGGCATTATCTTCACCCTGCCGAACGACGAGGTGGTCACACATGCGCAGCTCAACCTGTCGCTGAAGGTGTCGCAGGCGCTGGCCGCGCGCAATGCCTCGCTGCAACTGATGCTGAATGGCCAGCCGCTCGGTACGCTGCCGCTGAGCGCGACGGAGAGCAACAGCCAGGATTACGCACTGGAGATCCCGGCGGCGATGGTGGTTTCCCGCAACAATCTGAGCTTCAAACTTAACGATGCGGATCGGCTGATGTGTGAGCGCGACAGCGCGCGGTTATATCAGGTGACGATCCTGGCGCAATCCACGCTGGCGCTTGAAGGGCAGCGGCTGAATATCGGTAACAGCCTGCTTCATTTCCCGCGTCCGTTTATCGATCCGCTGCGGATGAGCCAGGCCAGCGTGACCATGGCCTTTGGTCAAAACGTCACTTCGGGAGGCGTCAGCGCGGCGGCGGTGCTGGCATCCTGGATGGGAATTCAGGCCGATTATCGCGGCGTCAGTTTCCCGGTGACACGCGGCCGGCTGCCCGAACAAAATGGGGTGGTATTTGGTCAGCCCGGCGAGAAAATCGGCAGCCTGACATTGCCTGCCGCCGCAGGGCCGTTACTGCAAATTATCGACAACCCGGACAACCCGGTGTACAAGCTGCTGCTGGTCATCGGTAAGGATGACGAAGCGCTGCGTCAGGCCGCCTGGCGTCTGCTGCAACCGCTGGAGCTGGACGCTCCTCAACTGGCGGTAGCCAACCAGGATATACCGCTGCGCCAGCCGTATGATGCCCCGCGCTGGATCAATACCAATCGCCCGGTGCGCCTTAGCGAGCTGCTGCGCAAGGATCAGAGCCTGACCACGACCGGAATCTGGCACGATGCGCTACGCGTCAACTTCCGTGCCCCCCCGGATCTGTTCCTGTGGGACGGCGACAGCATTCCGGTCCAGCTGAACTACCGCTTCCCGTCAGAAAGCTGGATTGATGAAGATAACTCGCTGCTGAACGTCACGCTGAACGGGACTTTTCTGCGCAACCTGACGGTGAACAAGGTCGGCCTGCTGGAGAATATCTGGCACCGTCTCGGCAGTGATGCCCGTCTGGAGCAATATACCCTAAGACTGGATCCGTATCTGATATACGGTGACAACCAGATGCAGCTCTATTTCAACATCAAGCCAAAAGCCAACGCCCCCTGCAGCGTACTGGCCAACAACAACATCAAGAGCCGTATTGAAGACAACTCTTTTATCGATCTCAGCCATACCCGTCATTTTACGCTGCTGCCAAATCTCTCTTATTTCGTCGGCGCGTCTTTTCCGTTCTCCCGCCTTGCCGACTACTCGCAGACCGTGCTGATGCTGCCTGAAAAGCCATCTGATGGCGAAATCAGCACCCTGCTGGATATGGCGGGCCGTTCCGGTAATGCCACCGGCGTAGCGCTGCTGCACAATCGCGTGATGTTTGGCATTCCGTCCGGCGGCGCGCTGCGTGAACGGCTGGTAAATAGCGATATTCTGGCGGTTTCCACGCTGGATCAGAGCGAATTTAACCGGCAGATGCTGGCCGACTCCCCGTACACGCTGAATGACCACACGCTCGGCGTCAAAGTTCCCGGTATGCTGAATAAGCTGCGCGGCTGGCTGAACGGTGACTGGTATCGCCAGACGCTGAACGCAGACCGTTATCTCTCTTCGAACGAGGAATGGCGTGGTTTTATCAGCTATCGCTCACCGTGGAGTAGTAGCCGTCTGGTGGTGATGGCCGTGGCGACCGACGACCAACAGCTGTCACGGCTGCATAACGACATGACTTCCATGCGAATTAACGCCGGTATACGCGGCGACACGGCGATCATTACCGATGAAAACGGCATTCGTAGCTTCCGCGTCGGCGCACAGTTTCCGAGCGGTGAAATACCCTGGTACATGATGGTGGTGTGGTACGCCAACCAGCATGCGGTGCTGCTGTCATTGCTGGCCCTGTTTTGTTCAGCCATCGTCGGTGTGAGCGCCTGGGTTCTGCTGGAGCGCCATGCGTGGCGTCGTTTGCATCCTCAGGGCAAATCCCGTCCCTCTGACGAGAATCAAGAAAAATGA
- a CDS encoding cellulose biosynthesis protein BcsC — translation MKNKLAHVPSRTRACWRVGSSLVLSMMALPALALDNNPALKALFDQARYWHDKAHDELAYEALQKVLMVDGSNAQALYLMALWSQQRGNAGEAAIWRARLSEVSPQDPRLVDLDNARQLQTLPAAQMALARQQARSGNTYAALQTWRNTFSGNQPPASVAAEYYLTMAGDRSLLPQAVDNLRQFSASHSQDSAAKLALGKALTYQDATRREGLQLLEGLADGNADADRSLRQALLWLGPQPGDAPLYQNFQQRHPQDLAVMDYYRKNVSAAEKGQGFSALNNGDVSAAQSAFDRVLQNNPQDADALAGLGYAAQRSGDYSQAAEYLQRAAKLGGNDSQQRQQQADDARFYARLASAQQALKSGDSAQALSLSAPLTQAEGEKGLAAKLFRADALRLNHQPDQAEQTYRAVLATDAANRQAQEGLFYVLHQQNRTAEANTLLASLPASVRQAVATRPVATSDPLRREAQQRLAAGDTPRAIGILQQGLQRFPGDGWLRLDLARIYQQQGNAAAAADLMQPAFRPAAGSNEIYAAALFASENGAWSQAQSLLSRIPPRSQNTDMRTLVQRVNFNQQMAAARRYLAQDSPAAAANTLRALAVNPPDNPVDAGNLAAGLAQAGDLSTAVSVVRSNMQRGVRGNAGDYAAQLAVLDQAGLGAEAQSFINNPELQSRSSGAQLAGLRNGALINQVDELRERKQYAAAYDKLLGALQQDPQNSDLMFAMARLYQSGKMNKEAAVVYDYLMTRDTAHQQAREGGINTALALNDVAKAHALVAGLRGEPSPQRLVLMARVSEAEGDRSQALSYLRSAKGKMIGLQGSQVGRPVAIGGLALADNPFINRTTPSAAPSPSIYGNAMPWQQATDARDDRNIDGVNVTGSGSPVANTQSQTLRQIDTMMDSLQAETGTWAQAGVQIRGRDGEDGLSKLNEAKAPLTWSSAPLNDARVEFTVTPMTLSAGSASGDAYRRLGTGAAGAAVANQIQNIKNEQDYLKTLRATDSANGNTNGVDAFNAANPDVASALDNLDGINAADYNPFTHGGLSHLNAINNNTALKNYLAASSRKANVDSASSDASDSQTASGVELNLALSGDGYRIDLGSTPLGQQLSTLVGGIKWAPKLTDYLTLILTGERRAVTDSLLSYVGVKDQYSGKSWGRVTKNGGNALLSYDDGDAGFYAGAGGYSYIGENVAGNTSLMANAGAYVRPFHYRDRELKTGINISWMDFSKNLSNFSFGQGGYFSPQDYISVSLPVDFSQTYDDLSVKLGGSVGYQSYTQNSSAYFPNNDDDQSLLKEMVTAGYAKEAYFSGSSKSGIGYNLHAGADYKINKNVTLGGQLGYDTFGDYNETTAQLYLRYMLGGK, via the coding sequence ATGAAAAACAAACTTGCCCACGTCCCTTCCCGCACGCGTGCCTGCTGGCGGGTTGGCAGCAGCCTTGTGCTGTCAATGATGGCGTTGCCGGCGCTGGCGCTGGATAACAATCCGGCATTGAAAGCGCTGTTCGACCAGGCCAGATACTGGCATGACAAAGCCCATGACGAATTAGCCTATGAGGCGCTGCAGAAAGTTTTGATGGTTGACGGCAGCAACGCGCAGGCGCTGTATCTGATGGCGCTGTGGTCGCAACAACGGGGCAACGCAGGCGAAGCGGCCATATGGCGCGCCCGACTGAGTGAGGTTTCCCCACAGGATCCGCGCCTGGTCGATCTGGACAATGCCCGCCAACTGCAAACGCTGCCCGCAGCACAGATGGCGCTGGCGCGCCAGCAGGCGCGCAGCGGCAACACCTATGCCGCGCTGCAAACCTGGCGTAATACCTTCAGCGGCAACCAGCCTCCGGCCAGCGTGGCGGCGGAGTACTATCTGACCATGGCCGGAGACCGCAGCCTGCTGCCGCAGGCGGTGGATAATCTGCGCCAGTTCTCTGCCAGCCATTCGCAGGATAGCGCGGCGAAACTGGCTCTCGGTAAAGCCCTGACTTACCAGGACGCCACCCGGCGCGAGGGTTTGCAGCTGCTGGAAGGGTTGGCGGACGGCAATGCCGATGCTGACCGTTCTCTGCGCCAGGCGCTGTTGTGGCTTGGCCCCCAGCCCGGCGATGCGCCGCTGTACCAGAATTTCCAGCAGCGCCATCCGCAGGATCTGGCGGTGATGGACTACTACCGGAAAAATGTGAGCGCGGCGGAGAAAGGGCAGGGCTTCAGCGCGCTGAACAACGGCGATGTCTCCGCCGCGCAGAGCGCCTTCGACCGGGTATTGCAGAACAACCCGCAAGACGCGGATGCGCTGGCCGGTCTTGGCTATGCCGCACAGCGCAGCGGTGACTATTCCCAGGCGGCGGAATACCTGCAACGTGCGGCAAAACTCGGCGGCAACGACAGCCAGCAGCGGCAGCAGCAGGCGGACGATGCGCGTTTCTACGCCCGGTTAGCCAGCGCGCAGCAGGCGCTGAAATCCGGCGACAGCGCACAGGCGCTGAGCCTGAGCGCGCCGTTGACTCAGGCGGAGGGTGAAAAAGGCCTGGCGGCAAAGCTGTTCCGTGCCGACGCGCTGCGCCTTAATCATCAACCGGACCAGGCGGAGCAGACTTACCGCGCCGTGCTGGCCACTGATGCCGCTAACCGCCAGGCACAGGAGGGGCTGTTCTACGTGCTTCACCAGCAGAACCGCACTGCCGAAGCGAATACGCTGCTGGCCTCACTGCCGGCCAGCGTCCGTCAGGCGGTGGCAACGCGCCCGGTAGCCACCAGCGATCCGCTACGGCGAGAAGCACAACAGCGGCTGGCGGCGGGCGATACGCCGCGCGCGATCGGCATTCTGCAGCAGGGGTTGCAGCGCTTTCCGGGCGACGGCTGGTTACGCCTAGACCTGGCGCGTATTTATCAGCAGCAGGGCAATGCTGCTGCGGCCGCTGACCTGATGCAGCCCGCTTTTCGCCCCGCAGCCGGCAGCAATGAAATTTATGCCGCCGCACTGTTTGCCAGCGAAAACGGCGCCTGGTCACAGGCGCAGAGCCTGCTGTCACGCATCCCACCCCGCAGCCAGAACACCGATATGCGTACCCTGGTGCAGCGGGTGAACTTCAACCAGCAGATGGCTGCTGCCCGGCGCTATCTGGCACAGGATTCTCCGGCAGCAGCGGCCAATACCCTGAGAGCGCTGGCAGTCAACCCCCCGGACAACCCCGTCGATGCCGGTAACCTGGCGGCAGGCCTGGCGCAGGCTGGCGATCTCTCCACGGCGGTGTCGGTAGTGCGTAGCAATATGCAGCGCGGCGTACGGGGTAATGCAGGGGATTATGCCGCACAGCTGGCGGTACTGGATCAGGCCGGACTGGGCGCGGAAGCACAGAGCTTTATCAACAACCCTGAATTGCAGTCGCGCAGCAGCGGTGCGCAGCTGGCAGGACTGCGTAACGGCGCGCTGATCAATCAGGTGGATGAGCTGCGCGAACGTAAACAGTATGCCGCCGCCTATGACAAGTTGCTTGGCGCACTGCAGCAGGATCCGCAGAACAGCGACCTGATGTTTGCCATGGCGCGTCTGTATCAGTCCGGCAAAATGAATAAAGAAGCGGCGGTGGTCTACGACTACCTGATGACGCGTGATACGGCGCATCAGCAGGCGCGTGAAGGGGGGATCAATACGGCGCTGGCGCTGAATGACGTGGCGAAAGCGCACGCGCTGGTTGCGGGTCTGCGTGGTGAACCGTCACCGCAGCGCCTGGTGTTAATGGCGCGTGTGTCAGAAGCAGAAGGCGACCGCAGCCAGGCGCTAAGCTATCTGCGCAGCGCGAAAGGCAAAATGATCGGCCTGCAAGGTAGCCAGGTGGGTCGCCCGGTGGCCATTGGCGGTCTGGCGCTGGCGGATAACCCGTTTATCAACCGCACCACGCCGTCAGCCGCTCCGTCACCGTCGATCTATGGCAACGCCATGCCGTGGCAGCAGGCAACGGATGCGCGTGATGACCGCAATATTGATGGCGTCAACGTGACCGGCAGCGGGTCGCCAGTTGCTAACACGCAAAGTCAGACGTTACGCCAGATCGATACCATGATGGACTCCCTGCAGGCCGAGACCGGCACCTGGGCGCAGGCAGGGGTACAAATCCGTGGCCGCGATGGTGAAGATGGCTTGAGTAAGCTGAACGAAGCCAAAGCGCCGCTCACTTGGTCCAGCGCACCGCTGAATGACGCGCGCGTCGAGTTCACCGTGACGCCGATGACGCTAAGCGCGGGCAGCGCCAGCGGCGATGCCTATCGCCGACTGGGCACCGGGGCGGCAGGCGCTGCGGTAGCCAATCAGATCCAGAACATTAAGAACGAACAGGATTACCTTAAAACGTTGCGTGCCACGGACAGCGCAAATGGCAATACGAACGGCGTGGATGCTTTCAATGCGGCTAACCCTGATGTCGCGTCCGCGTTGGATAACCTGGATGGGATTAACGCAGCGGACTACAACCCGTTTACTCACGGCGGGCTGAGCCATCTCAACGCGATCAATAATAACACCGCGCTCAAAAATTACCTGGCGGCCTCATCGCGTAAAGCTAACGTCGATAGCGCGAGCAGTGACGCCTCAGATTCGCAGACGGCCTCCGGCGTGGAGCTGAACCTGGCATTAAGCGGCGACGGTTACCGCATCGACCTTGGCAGTACGCCGCTCGGCCAGCAACTCAGTACCCTGGTCGGAGGGATCAAATGGGCGCCGAAACTGACCGACTACCTGACGCTGATCCTGACCGGTGAACGTCGTGCGGTGACCGATAGCCTGCTCTCCTATGTTGGCGTGAAGGATCAGTACTCTGGCAAGAGCTGGGGGCGGGTAACCAAAAACGGGGGTAACGCGTTACTGAGCTATGATGATGGTGATGCCGGATTTTACGCGGGTGCGGGTGGTTACAGCTATATCGGTGAAAACGTTGCCGGCAACACCTCGTTGATGGCTAACGCCGGGGCTTATGTGCGGCCGTTTCACTATCGCGATCGCGAGCTGAAAACCGGGATTAACATCAGCTGGATGGACTTCTCAAAAAATCTCAGCAACTTCAGCTTCGGGCAGGGCGGCTACTTTAGCCCGCAGGACTATATCAGCGTGTCGTTACCGGTGGACTTCTCGCAGACTTACGACGATTTAAGCGTCAAGCTGGGTGGGTCGGTGGGTTATCAGTCCTATACTCAGAACAGCAGCGCCTACTTCCCGAATAATGATGATGATCAGTCACTGCTGAAGGAAATGGTCACGGCGGGCTACGCCAAAGAAGCGTATTTCAGCGGAAGCAGTAAAAGCGGTATCGGCTATAACCTTCATGCTGGTGCAGACTACAAAATTAACAAAAACGTCACCCTTGGCGGCCAGCTTGGCTATGACACCTTTGGTGACTATAACGAAACTACGGCACAACTCTACTTGCGCTACATGCTGGGAGGCAAATAA